Proteins from a genomic interval of Burkholderia cepacia GG4:
- a CDS encoding complex I NDUFA9 subunit family protein — translation MDQTVALLGGTGFIGSRLVNALIDAGKQVRIGTRRREHARHLQMLPVEIVELDALDTRTLARFVAGAHAAVNLVGVLHGGRGTPYGPGFERAHVALPAALAAACVEVGVQRVLHMSALGADSHGASMYQRSKGDGEAALHAVAATDSLALTIFRPSVVFGPGDAFLNTFANLQRTLPVLPLAMPDARFQPVFVGDVVRAFVNTLDLAAAYGRTYELGGPTVYTLEQLVRYCGTLVGRQARIVRLPDALARLQASVFECLPGEPVLTRDNLASMSVPNVLSGPLAPELGLSPASLESIAPAYLGNAAQRSRFDWFRSRR, via the coding sequence ATGGATCAGACCGTCGCGCTGCTCGGTGGCACCGGCTTCATCGGCAGCCGGCTCGTCAATGCGCTGATCGACGCCGGCAAGCAGGTGCGGATCGGCACGCGGCGGCGCGAACACGCGCGCCACCTGCAGATGCTGCCGGTCGAGATCGTCGAGCTCGACGCGCTCGATACGCGCACGCTGGCCCGGTTCGTCGCCGGCGCGCACGCGGCCGTCAATCTGGTCGGCGTGCTGCACGGCGGCCGCGGCACGCCGTACGGGCCCGGGTTCGAGCGCGCGCACGTCGCGCTGCCGGCCGCGCTGGCCGCCGCGTGCGTGGAGGTCGGCGTGCAGCGCGTGCTGCACATGAGCGCGCTCGGCGCCGATTCGCACGGCGCGAGCATGTACCAGCGCTCGAAGGGCGACGGCGAGGCCGCGCTGCATGCGGTCGCGGCGACCGATTCGCTCGCGCTGACGATCTTCCGCCCGTCGGTCGTGTTCGGCCCCGGCGACGCTTTCCTCAACACGTTCGCGAACCTGCAGCGCACGCTGCCCGTGCTGCCGCTCGCGATGCCCGACGCGCGTTTCCAGCCGGTGTTCGTCGGCGACGTCGTGCGCGCGTTCGTCAACACGCTCGATCTCGCGGCCGCGTACGGCAGGACCTACGAGCTCGGCGGGCCGACCGTCTATACGCTCGAGCAACTGGTGCGCTATTGCGGCACGCTGGTCGGCCGGCAGGCACGCATCGTGCGGCTGCCCGACGCGCTCGCGCGGCTGCAGGCGAGCGTGTTCGAATGCCTGCCCGGCGAGCCGGTGCTCACGCGGGACAATCTCGCGTCGATGTCGGTGCCGAACGTGCTGTCCGGGCCGCTCGCGCCGGAACTCGGGCTGTCGCCGGCGAGTCTCGAGAGCATCGCGCCCGCGTATCTCGGCAACGCCGCGCAGCGCTCCCGCTTCGACTGGTTCCGCTCGCGCCGCTAG
- a CDS encoding glutathione S-transferase family protein, with translation MKLVIGDKNYSSWSMRPWLLLAHFGIPFDEIAIELRRDDTAARIREYSPTGKVPCLIDDHGVAIWDSLAIAETLAERYPQFPMWPADPLDRAHARCISAEMHSGFAALRTQMGMNVRASMPGRGATPDALADVARIDALWSACIEASGGPFLFGEFGIADAMYAPVVMRFNTYEPALSPDAAGYAARVTALPAVQRWIDGARGETNVIAEYEPQP, from the coding sequence ATGAAACTCGTCATTGGAGACAAGAACTACTCGTCGTGGTCGATGCGGCCGTGGCTGCTGCTCGCGCATTTCGGTATCCCGTTCGACGAGATCGCGATCGAGTTGCGCCGCGACGACACGGCCGCGCGCATTCGCGAGTATTCGCCGACCGGCAAGGTGCCGTGCCTGATCGACGACCACGGCGTCGCGATCTGGGATTCGCTGGCGATCGCCGAGACGCTCGCCGAGCGCTATCCGCAATTCCCGATGTGGCCGGCCGATCCGCTCGATCGTGCGCATGCGCGCTGCATCTCGGCCGAGATGCACTCGGGTTTCGCCGCGCTGCGCACGCAGATGGGGATGAACGTGCGCGCGTCGATGCCGGGGCGCGGCGCGACGCCCGATGCGCTCGCCGACGTCGCGCGCATCGACGCGCTGTGGAGCGCGTGCATCGAGGCATCGGGCGGGCCGTTCCTGTTCGGTGAATTCGGGATCGCCGATGCGATGTATGCGCCCGTCGTGATGCGCTTCAACACGTACGAGCCGGCGCTGTCGCCGGACGCGGCCGGCTACGCGGCGCGCGTGACGGCGCTGCCGGCGGTGCAGCGCTGGATCGATGGCGCGCGCGGCGAGACCAACGTGATTGCCGAATACGAACCGCAGCCATGA
- a CDS encoding multifunctional CCA addition/repair protein, with translation MNIYAVGGAIRDELLGVPVQDRDYVVVGATPEQMAAQGFRPVGKDFPVFLHPDTQEEYALARTERKTAAGYHGFQFHYAPDVTLDEDLARRDLTINAMAREVSPKGALVGPVIDPFDGQADLRARVFRHVSDAFVEDPVRILRIARFAARFADFKVADETLALMRHMVDAGEVDALVPERVWQEIARGLMEAKPSRMFAVLRDCGALARILPEIDALWGVPQRADYHPEVDTGVHVMMVVDYAAKQGYSLPVRFAALTHDLGKATTPADVLPRHVGHEGRSVDLLKPLCERLRVPNDCRDLALVVAREHGNLHRVMEMGAAALVRFFERSDALRKPARFAEMLQACESDARGRLGLDTQPYPQAERLRVALVAARSVDAGAIARAIGNDAMQIKEAVHRARVEAVKQALAIAE, from the coding sequence ATGAATATCTACGCAGTAGGCGGCGCGATCCGCGACGAATTGCTCGGCGTGCCGGTGCAGGACCGCGACTACGTGGTGGTGGGGGCGACGCCGGAGCAGATGGCCGCGCAGGGCTTCCGGCCGGTCGGCAAGGATTTTCCCGTGTTCCTGCATCCGGACACGCAGGAGGAATACGCACTCGCGCGCACCGAGCGCAAGACGGCGGCCGGCTATCACGGCTTCCAGTTCCACTATGCGCCGGACGTGACGCTCGACGAGGATCTCGCGCGGCGCGACCTGACGATCAACGCGATGGCGCGCGAAGTGAGCCCGAAGGGTGCGCTGGTCGGCCCGGTGATCGATCCGTTCGACGGGCAGGCCGACCTGCGTGCGCGCGTGTTCCGGCACGTGAGCGACGCGTTCGTCGAGGATCCGGTGCGGATCCTGCGGATCGCGCGCTTTGCCGCGCGCTTCGCGGATTTCAAGGTCGCGGACGAAACGCTTGCGCTGATGCGGCACATGGTCGACGCGGGCGAGGTCGATGCGCTGGTGCCCGAGCGCGTGTGGCAGGAAATCGCGCGCGGGCTGATGGAGGCGAAGCCGTCGCGGATGTTCGCGGTGCTGCGCGACTGCGGCGCACTCGCGCGCATCCTGCCCGAGATCGACGCGTTGTGGGGCGTGCCGCAGCGCGCCGACTACCACCCGGAAGTCGACACCGGCGTGCACGTGATGATGGTCGTCGACTATGCGGCGAAGCAGGGCTATTCGCTGCCGGTGCGCTTCGCGGCGCTCACGCACGATCTCGGCAAGGCGACGACGCCCGCGGACGTGCTGCCGCGCCATGTCGGCCACGAAGGCCGCAGCGTCGACCTGCTCAAGCCGCTGTGCGAGCGGCTGCGCGTGCCGAACGACTGCCGCGACCTCGCGCTGGTGGTCGCGCGCGAGCACGGCAACCTGCATCGCGTGATGGAGATGGGCGCCGCCGCGCTGGTGCGGTTCTTCGAGCGTAGCGACGCACTGCGCAAGCCGGCGCGCTTCGCCGAGATGCTGCAGGCGTGCGAGTCGGACGCGCGCGGCCGGCTCGGGCTCGACACCCAGCCGTATCCGCAGGCCGAGCGGCTGCGGGTGGCGCTGGTGGCCGCGCGCAGCGTCGACGCGGGCGCGATCGCGCGCGCGATCGGCAACGACGCGATGCAGATCAAGGAGGCCGTGCATCGCGCGCGGGTCGAGGCCGTCAAGCAGGCGCTGGCGATCGCCGAATAG
- a CDS encoding helix-turn-helix domain-containing protein — protein MDSDIMRIGQRIRRLRREAKKTLLEVATEANLSVGFLSQVERHLTGISLSSLVNVAKALNVPLGTLIDQPRQAQPDSHAGRREPYAVDAASQWYERLSTTFDGSQLNALKVRMMEGYRSEWVAHGGDEFVYVLTGRICYTIGKKDYPLSPGDSLHFDARKRHRVANVGDGPAELIAVGTLPLFDDNCAELGTAAMKIRLLARDAGATPGEPRVSRRDPAPKRERDADAAAPADNPARATAQPAAGKPRAAAGKRPAAATPARRATPRTKK, from the coding sequence ATGGATTCAGACATCATGCGTATCGGCCAGCGCATTCGCCGCCTGCGCCGGGAAGCGAAGAAGACGCTGCTGGAAGTCGCGACCGAAGCAAACCTGTCGGTCGGGTTCCTGTCGCAGGTCGAGCGCCATCTCACCGGCATCTCGCTCTCATCGCTCGTCAACGTCGCGAAGGCGCTGAACGTGCCGCTCGGCACGCTGATCGACCAGCCGCGCCAGGCGCAGCCCGACTCGCACGCGGGCCGCCGCGAACCGTACGCAGTCGACGCCGCCTCGCAGTGGTACGAGCGGCTGTCCACCACCTTCGACGGCAGCCAGCTCAACGCGCTCAAGGTGCGGATGATGGAGGGCTACCGTTCGGAATGGGTCGCGCACGGCGGCGACGAGTTCGTGTACGTGCTGACCGGCCGGATCTGCTACACGATCGGCAAGAAGGATTACCCGCTGTCGCCCGGCGACTCGCTGCACTTCGACGCGAGGAAGCGCCATCGCGTCGCGAACGTCGGCGACGGGCCCGCCGAGCTGATCGCGGTCGGCACGCTGCCCCTCTTCGACGACAACTGCGCCGAGTTGGGGACCGCGGCGATGAAAATCAGGCTGCTCGCGCGCGACGCCGGCGCGACGCCGGGTGAGCCGCGCGTGAGCCGCCGCGATCCCGCGCCGAAGCGCGAACGCGACGCGGACGCGGCAGCGCCCGCCGACAACCCGGCCCGCGCAACGGCACAGCCGGCTGCCGGGAAGCCGCGCGCGGCCGCCGGCAAACGTCCGGCTGCCGCCACCCCGGCCCGCCGCGCCACCCCGCGTACGAAGAAATAA
- a CDS encoding M24 family metallopeptidase gives MIDRLKYSFSGLPSYDASVADTQAGLSRLLDAARLDAVVVTSQDEYITEYLPRRNNPRYALSGFDGSAGCGIFLSAATAQALGVPPFVLFVDGRYHLQAEQQCDPAQVRIEKLGMNVTIWQALADWLVAHASRLARVGYDALRISVAQRDRLIEQTQAASLDWTSLAEREIDRAIALPGWVVERPIFELPEVMTGASVAQNLDTLNRRLAAHTGAAHGKTAFFTCASDDLAYLLNSRGYHIPNASSHLGFLFAVGEQVALFLPEGCDACPVELASYPALHVIRRDFAELERFLAQFAVDHVCYGFESVNCALVESVRRVWPHARHADFNPVEALRAGKTPAVLDRFRDAFARSSAAIAETMRWAKAGEPGQRHTEYDLARAINDAYGARSAVALTFPSIAANGANSAFAHYTAASAEVELTEGELVLLDSGAYYDAGFATDCTRVVLRRTHPDTVAQPWQREIYTVALKACIKGLVTRFPKAATGGDVDATVRQVCRDHGYDFGHGTGHGVGIHVHEGGVRFAPGAKYGLVPNAVISVEPGIYLQGKGGVRIENIVIVRADDEESDTVAFENIVTVGYDWDLIDVTLLDDDERTYLRDYERLCVERGTQVTACPLL, from the coding sequence ATGATCGATCGACTGAAATACAGCTTCTCCGGCCTTCCCTCGTACGACGCGTCCGTCGCCGACACGCAGGCCGGCCTGTCGCGCCTGCTCGACGCAGCGCGGCTCGACGCGGTAGTGGTCACGTCGCAGGACGAATACATCACCGAATACCTGCCGCGCCGCAACAACCCGCGCTACGCGCTGTCGGGTTTCGACGGCTCGGCCGGCTGCGGGATCTTCCTGAGTGCGGCGACCGCGCAGGCGCTCGGCGTGCCGCCGTTCGTGCTGTTCGTCGATGGCCGCTATCACCTGCAGGCCGAACAGCAGTGCGACCCGGCGCAGGTGCGCATCGAGAAGCTCGGGATGAACGTGACGATCTGGCAGGCGCTGGCCGACTGGCTGGTCGCGCACGCGAGCCGGCTCGCCCGGGTCGGCTACGACGCGCTGCGGATCAGCGTCGCGCAGCGCGACCGGCTGATCGAGCAGACGCAGGCTGCGTCGCTCGACTGGACGAGCCTGGCCGAGCGCGAGATCGACCGCGCGATCGCGCTGCCGGGCTGGGTGGTCGAGCGGCCGATCTTCGAGCTGCCCGAAGTGATGACCGGCGCGAGCGTCGCGCAGAACCTCGACACGCTGAACCGGCGGCTCGCCGCGCACACCGGCGCGGCGCACGGCAAGACCGCGTTCTTCACGTGCGCATCGGACGACCTCGCGTATCTGCTGAACAGCCGCGGCTATCACATCCCGAATGCGTCGTCGCACCTGGGCTTCCTGTTCGCGGTCGGCGAGCAGGTCGCGCTGTTCCTGCCGGAAGGCTGCGACGCGTGCCCGGTCGAGCTGGCGTCGTATCCGGCGCTGCACGTGATCCGGCGCGACTTCGCCGAACTCGAGCGCTTCCTCGCGCAGTTCGCGGTCGATCACGTGTGCTACGGCTTCGAGTCGGTCAACTGCGCGCTCGTCGAATCGGTGCGCCGCGTGTGGCCGCATGCACGCCACGCCGATTTCAACCCGGTCGAGGCGCTGCGGGCCGGCAAGACGCCGGCCGTGCTCGACCGGTTCCGCGACGCGTTCGCGCGCAGCTCGGCGGCGATCGCCGAGACGATGCGCTGGGCGAAGGCCGGCGAGCCGGGGCAGCGCCATACCGAATACGACCTGGCGCGTGCGATCAACGACGCGTACGGCGCACGCTCGGCGGTCGCGCTGACGTTCCCGTCGATCGCCGCGAACGGCGCGAACAGTGCGTTCGCGCATTACACGGCGGCGAGCGCCGAGGTCGAGCTGACCGAAGGCGAACTGGTGCTGCTCGACAGCGGCGCGTACTACGACGCCGGTTTCGCGACGGACTGCACCCGTGTCGTGCTGCGCCGCACGCACCCGGACACGGTGGCGCAGCCGTGGCAGCGCGAGATCTACACGGTCGCGCTGAAGGCGTGCATCAAGGGGCTCGTCACGCGCTTCCCGAAAGCGGCGACGGGCGGCGATGTCGACGCGACGGTGCGCCAGGTGTGCCGCGATCACGGCTACGACTTCGGCCACGGCACCGGGCACGGTGTCGGGATTCACGTGCACGAGGGTGGCGTGCGGTTCGCGCCGGGCGCGAAGTACGGGCTGGTGCCGAATGCGGTGATTTCGGTCGAGCCGGGCATCTACCTGCAGGGCAAGGGCGGCGTGCGGATCGAGAACATCGTGATCGTGCGCGCGGATGACGAAGAGTCGGACACCGTGGCGTTCGAGAACATCGTCACGGTCGGCTACGACTGGGACCTGATCGATGTCACGCTGCTGGACGACGACGAGCGCACGTACCTGCGCGACTACGAACGGCTTTGCGTGGAGCGCGGCACGCAGGTCACCGCGTGTCCGCTGTTGTAA
- a CDS encoding flagella synthesis protein FlgN: protein MREELLATVNDEHATVEAFASLLAYEEKALTTAEPLEMLPGIVEKKSALIDRLAQLERTRDTQLSALGFPAGKKGMDQAAERDARLAGRWQLLLQAAERARQANATNGMLIRIRMDYNERALAVLRSAPAPAGVYGPDGRVSALMR, encoded by the coding sequence ATGAGAGAAGAGCTGCTGGCCACGGTCAACGACGAACACGCGACGGTCGAAGCGTTCGCGTCCCTGCTCGCCTACGAGGAAAAGGCGCTGACGACGGCGGAGCCGCTTGAAATGCTGCCCGGCATCGTCGAGAAGAAAAGCGCGCTGATCGACCGGCTCGCGCAGCTCGAGCGCACGCGCGACACGCAGCTGTCAGCGCTCGGCTTTCCGGCCGGCAAGAAAGGGATGGACCAGGCCGCCGAGCGCGATGCGCGCCTGGCCGGCCGCTGGCAACTGCTGCTGCAGGCCGCCGAACGCGCGCGCCAGGCCAATGCGACCAACGGGATGCTGATCCGGATCCGGATGGACTACAACGAGCGTGCACTCGCGGTGCTGCGTTCGGCTCCCGCGCCGGCCGGCGTGTACGGGCCCGACGGGCGTGTGTCGGCACTGATGCGCTAA
- the flgM gene encoding flagellar biosynthesis anti-sigma factor FlgM, whose translation MKIDSTPNPSPLASTGNGATRAQSGAASSSAQAADAGSTGGDTTVNLSGLSGQLRSVSASGSADIDTALVQSIKDALNNGTLTIDVNKIADGVLNTARDLLQRQRSQGN comes from the coding sequence GTGAAGATCGATTCCACTCCGAACCCGAGCCCACTCGCGTCGACCGGCAACGGCGCGACCCGCGCGCAATCCGGCGCGGCTTCGTCGTCCGCACAGGCGGCCGACGCAGGATCGACCGGCGGCGACACGACCGTGAACCTGTCGGGTTTGTCCGGCCAGCTGCGTTCGGTGTCGGCCTCCGGCAGCGCCGACATCGACACGGCCCTCGTCCAGTCGATCAAGGACGCGCTGAACAACGGCACGTTGACGATCGACGTGAACAAGATCGCCGACGGCGTACTGAATACCGCCCGCGACCTGCTGCAACGGCAGCGCTCGCAGGGTAACTGA
- a CDS encoding GNAT family N-acetyltransferase yields the protein MQEGEPRGWVAYGPTRDTDKDSTWGEIEAIYLHPSHCGQGIGAALVNHACRALHDAGHVRVSLWVLVENRRAKAFYEREGFVVERDVKTFEIDGAPIEEVRYWRTLL from the coding sequence CTGCAGGAAGGCGAGCCGCGAGGCTGGGTTGCCTATGGTCCGACACGCGACACCGACAAGGACTCGACCTGGGGCGAAATCGAAGCGATCTACCTGCATCCGTCGCATTGCGGCCAAGGAATCGGCGCGGCGCTGGTCAACCATGCGTGCCGTGCGCTGCATGACGCAGGGCATGTCCGGGTGTCGCTGTGGGTGCTCGTCGAGAATCGTCGTGCGAAGGCATTCTATGAACGCGAGGGCTTTGTCGTCGAGCGCGACGTCAAGACGTTCGAGATCGACGGCGCGCCAATCGAAGAGGTTCGCTATTGGCGTACGCTTCTTTAG
- a CDS encoding flagellar basal body rod protein FlgB, translating to MLDKLDAEFAFGRQALDVRAYRQELLSSNIANADTPGYQARDTDFASTLARSLKQTGGGLAPSNAAQLPMAQPAGVTSGMSMVSTAPGHMAGTAKLMPTGGPADDYGRAQYRMPLQPSLDGNTVDLDVERVQFANNALHYETGMTVMTQQIKAMIAAISTNS from the coding sequence ATGCTGGACAAACTCGATGCCGAATTCGCGTTCGGCCGACAGGCGCTCGACGTGCGCGCCTATCGGCAGGAACTGCTGTCGTCGAACATCGCGAACGCCGACACGCCCGGCTACCAGGCCCGCGACACCGATTTCGCGTCGACCCTCGCGCGCTCGCTGAAGCAGACCGGCGGCGGTCTCGCGCCGAGCAACGCCGCGCAGCTGCCGATGGCGCAGCCGGCCGGCGTGACGAGCGGGATGTCGATGGTGTCGACGGCGCCGGGCCACATGGCCGGCACCGCGAAGCTGATGCCGACCGGCGGCCCGGCCGACGACTACGGTCGCGCGCAGTACCGGATGCCGCTGCAGCCGTCGCTCGACGGCAACACGGTCGATCTCGACGTCGAGCGCGTGCAGTTCGCGAACAACGCGCTGCACTACGAAACCGGGATGACCGTGATGACCCAGCAGATCAAGGCGATGATCGCCGCGATCTCGACGAACTCGTAA
- the flgC gene encoding flagellar basal body rod protein FlgC, whose protein sequence is MPSLMNIFGVAGSALSAQSQRLNVTASNLANADSATGPDGKPYKAKQVVFAADPMGGARTASGQGVGGVRVSKVVDDPSPMKSTYDPANPAADANGYVQMPNVDPVQEMVNMISASRSYQANVETLNTAKTLMLKTLTIGT, encoded by the coding sequence ATGCCTTCGTTGATGAACATCTTCGGCGTCGCCGGTTCGGCGCTGTCCGCGCAATCGCAGCGCCTGAACGTCACCGCGTCGAACCTCGCGAACGCCGACAGCGCCACCGGCCCCGACGGCAAGCCGTACAAGGCCAAGCAGGTCGTGTTCGCGGCCGACCCGATGGGTGGCGCGCGCACCGCGTCCGGCCAGGGCGTGGGCGGCGTGCGCGTGTCGAAGGTGGTCGACGATCCGTCGCCGATGAAGTCGACCTACGACCCGGCGAACCCGGCCGCCGACGCGAACGGCTATGTGCAGATGCCGAACGTCGATCCGGTGCAGGAGATGGTGAACATGATCTCGGCGTCGCGCTCGTACCAGGCCAACGTCGAGACGCTGAACACCGCGAAGACGCTGATGCTCAAGACGCTGACGATCGGCACGTAA
- a CDS encoding flagellar hook assembly protein FlgD — MTSSSTTIGSNGTNVSTLPTDTMNTNSVSTTGTSASDLQATFLKLLVTQLQNQDPTSPVDSSQMTSQLAQINTVSGIAQLNTSLTSLSTQLAAGQQTQAAALIGTNVLAPGNSVAVKSGAASPFGVSLANDVSNLTITVKNSSGVVVNTINAGQQSAGTVPFNWTPTDAAGNTLADGKYTVSAQYTGTDGKTYAPTVLAAAQVQSVIKQADGTAGLVLSNGTTVGLTQVASIFPNTASSSSGGTTTTN, encoded by the coding sequence ATGACCTCCTCCAGCACGACGATCGGCAGCAACGGCACCAACGTGTCGACCCTGCCGACCGACACGATGAACACCAACAGCGTGTCGACGACCGGCACGTCGGCGAGCGACCTGCAGGCGACGTTCCTGAAGCTGCTCGTCACGCAGCTGCAGAACCAGGATCCGACGAGCCCCGTCGACAGCTCGCAGATGACGTCGCAGCTCGCGCAGATCAACACGGTGAGCGGCATCGCGCAGCTGAACACGTCGCTCACTTCGCTGTCGACCCAGCTCGCGGCCGGCCAGCAGACCCAGGCGGCGGCGCTGATCGGCACCAACGTGCTCGCGCCGGGCAACAGCGTCGCGGTGAAGAGCGGCGCGGCGTCGCCGTTCGGCGTGTCGCTCGCGAACGACGTGTCGAACCTGACGATCACCGTGAAGAACAGCTCGGGCGTCGTCGTCAACACGATCAACGCAGGCCAGCAGTCGGCCGGCACGGTGCCGTTCAACTGGACGCCGACCGATGCGGCCGGCAACACGCTGGCGGACGGCAAGTACACCGTGAGCGCGCAGTACACGGGCACCGACGGCAAGACGTATGCGCCGACCGTGCTCGCGGCCGCACAGGTGCAGAGCGTGATCAAGCAGGCCGACGGCACGGCGGGGCTCGTGCTGTCGAACGGCACGACGGTGGGGTTGACCCAGGTCGCGTCGATTTTCCCGAACACCGCGTCGTCGTCGTCCGGCGGCACGACCACCACCAACTGA
- the flgE gene encoding flagellar hook protein FlgE yields MGYQQGLSGLAGASSALDVIGNNIANANTVGFKSSTAQFADMYANSIATSVNTQIGIGTTLASVQQQFGQGTINSTNSALDVAINGNGFFQMSNNGVTSYSRDGTFQRDKNGYIVNAQGMNLMGYAADKNGVVSTAQTVPLQAPTTNIAPTPTTKITGQFNLNSQDTVPTKTPFDPTDTTTYNFSTSVQVYDSLGGSQAVNMYFVKSASSTWEAYAGVQGGAATDLGTVTFDQSGAIQSTTTAAPVAPTASLGQFQFTVPTTDGSATPQQLTLDLTGTTQYGGKDGVNNLAQDGYASGTLTTFSIGSDGKLTGNYSNGQTAVLGQIALANFNNPNGLVSLGGNQYAETAASGVPQISAPGSTNHGALQGSALENSNVDLTSQLVNLITAQRNYQANAQTIKTQQTVDQTLINL; encoded by the coding sequence ATGGGTTATCAACAGGGTCTGAGCGGCCTCGCCGGCGCATCGAGCGCGCTCGACGTGATCGGCAACAACATCGCGAACGCGAACACGGTCGGCTTCAAGTCGAGCACCGCGCAGTTCGCCGACATGTACGCGAACTCGATCGCGACGTCGGTCAACACGCAGATCGGGATCGGCACGACGCTCGCGTCGGTGCAGCAGCAGTTCGGACAGGGCACGATCAACTCGACGAACTCGGCGCTCGACGTCGCGATCAACGGCAACGGCTTCTTCCAGATGTCGAACAACGGCGTGACGTCGTACTCGCGCGACGGCACGTTCCAGCGCGACAAGAACGGCTACATCGTCAACGCGCAGGGCATGAACCTGATGGGCTACGCGGCGGACAAGAACGGCGTGGTGAGCACCGCGCAGACCGTGCCGCTGCAGGCGCCGACCACCAACATCGCGCCGACCCCGACGACCAAGATCACCGGCCAGTTCAACCTGAACTCGCAGGACACGGTGCCGACCAAGACGCCGTTCGACCCGACCGACACCACGACGTACAACTTCTCGACCTCGGTCCAGGTGTACGACTCGCTCGGCGGCTCGCAGGCGGTCAACATGTACTTCGTGAAGTCGGCGTCGAGCACCTGGGAAGCCTACGCGGGCGTGCAGGGCGGCGCCGCGACCGACCTCGGCACGGTCACGTTCGACCAGTCGGGCGCGATCCAGAGCACGACGACGGCCGCGCCGGTCGCGCCGACCGCGTCGCTCGGCCAGTTCCAGTTCACCGTGCCGACCACCGATGGCTCGGCGACGCCGCAGCAGCTCACGCTCGACCTGACCGGCACCACCCAGTACGGCGGCAAGGACGGCGTGAACAACCTCGCGCAGGACGGCTACGCGAGCGGCACGCTGACGACTTTCTCGATCGGCTCGGACGGCAAGCTGACCGGCAACTACTCGAACGGGCAGACGGCCGTGCTCGGCCAGATCGCGCTCGCGAACTTCAACAACCCGAACGGGCTCGTCAGCCTCGGCGGCAACCAGTACGCCGAGACGGCCGCGTCGGGGGTGCCGCAGATCTCCGCGCCGGGCAGCACCAACCACGGCGCGCTGCAGGGCAGCGCGCTCGAGAACTCGAACGTCGACCTGACGTCGCAGCTCGTCAACCTGATCACCGCGCAGCGCAACTACCAGGCGAACGCGCAGACGATCAAGACGCAGCAGACCGTCGACCAGACGCTCATCAACCTGTAA
- the flgF gene encoding flagellar basal-body rod protein FlgF yields MDRLIYTAMTGASQSLDQQAIVANNLANTSTTGFRAQLATYRAVPMNFGDGSTIDPTTTRTYVLASTPGADFAPGPITRTGNPLDVAVQGAGWLSVQTADGGEAYTRAGNLHVDENGQLVNASNLPVVGNGGPISVPPNAEVTIGKDGTVSALMPGDPPTAVAIVDRMKLVNPDPATLTRGNDGLFRTADGNSAEADPNVVVTPNSLEGSNVNPVTAMVAMIDNARAFQLQSKLIQTADQNEQSANQLLNFS; encoded by the coding sequence ATGGACCGACTGATCTACACGGCGATGACGGGCGCGTCGCAGTCGCTCGACCAGCAGGCGATCGTCGCGAACAACCTCGCGAACACCTCGACGACGGGCTTTCGCGCGCAGCTTGCGACCTATCGCGCGGTGCCGATGAATTTCGGCGACGGCAGCACGATCGACCCGACGACGACGCGCACCTACGTGCTCGCGTCGACGCCCGGCGCGGATTTCGCGCCGGGGCCGATCACGCGCACCGGCAATCCGCTCGACGTCGCCGTGCAGGGCGCCGGCTGGCTGTCGGTGCAGACGGCCGACGGCGGCGAGGCGTACACGCGCGCCGGCAACCTGCACGTCGATGAAAACGGCCAGCTCGTCAACGCGAGCAACCTGCCGGTGGTCGGCAACGGCGGCCCGATCTCGGTGCCGCCGAACGCCGAAGTGACGATCGGCAAGGACGGCACGGTGTCCGCGCTGATGCCGGGCGACCCGCCGACGGCGGTCGCGATCGTCGACCGGATGAAGCTCGTGAACCCCGATCCGGCCACGCTCACGCGGGGCAACGACGGGCTGTTCCGCACCGCCGACGGCAATTCGGCCGAGGCCGACCCGAACGTGGTCGTCACGCCGAATTCGCTCGAAGGCAGCAACGTCAACCCGGTGACCGCGATGGTCGCGATGATCGACAACGCACGGGCGTTCCAGCTGCAGTCGAAGCTGATCCAGACGGCCGACCAGAACGAGCAGTCGGCGAACCAGCTGCTCAACTTCAGCTGA